The Hyphomonas sediminis genome contains a region encoding:
- a CDS encoding GtrA family protein, whose product MQQADMRASAARILRFGIVGVAATLTHALLLWAMVSFGGLRPSLATLIAFIGAFCVSYLGHYHFTFRSAEPHAAALPAFAFTAITGALLNLIIFVLMTDVFRTNYWFAFAATVVLVPPVVYILSKGLAFAPEKRPPADGANWKNWIVPALLFAATAVYTLLFHFQIPYYDHWDIVPLYEAAQAGTLRPADLFAQHGSHWHATGYVIMLATAEMTGMALWPDVVINLLLAAFGFCALANIVGRVARDFGAARYLPLALALAAFIHFSPDQAANFLWGWQVALFASMAGVLWAIDLLSRPGLSLLRTIAAALAAVIAVYGFATAWVLLPIGLVLILAAPETRLPAKLASLALWAGVFAALFWHFLLTRTGYGEAMANTAPLTETALGITHYVANFLGSAVARISRPGAPYVAAAATLLFLILTGIVLSRGWKALSAARGLLALAAFAVGAGILTALGRWAEFGPDQAFANRYITLSNNAWLSLVVLGLCLSARWTGALKLTALAGLCLFVGAKTLNDASALNTARLATDVNARGAALACSYPEIPEETRALIAAPSQDLEAQLAILQAHEANLFRPARTRHCPAT is encoded by the coding sequence ATGCAGCAGGCTGATATGCGCGCCTCCGCCGCCCGCATCCTCCGCTTCGGCATTGTCGGCGTGGCCGCAACGCTCACCCACGCGCTGCTGCTCTGGGCGATGGTCAGCTTCGGCGGCCTGCGCCCTTCACTGGCGACGCTCATTGCCTTCATCGGGGCGTTCTGCGTCTCCTATCTCGGCCATTATCATTTCACCTTCCGCTCGGCAGAACCTCACGCGGCCGCCCTGCCCGCCTTCGCTTTCACGGCCATCACAGGCGCGCTGCTGAACCTCATCATCTTTGTGCTGATGACGGACGTATTCCGGACGAACTATTGGTTCGCCTTCGCGGCGACCGTCGTGCTGGTACCACCGGTGGTCTACATCCTGTCGAAAGGCCTCGCCTTTGCACCGGAAAAACGCCCCCCCGCAGACGGCGCAAACTGGAAGAACTGGATTGTCCCGGCCCTCCTCTTTGCGGCCACAGCGGTCTACACGCTGCTGTTCCATTTCCAGATCCCCTATTACGACCATTGGGACATCGTGCCCCTCTATGAGGCCGCCCAGGCCGGAACGCTGCGCCCGGCGGACCTGTTCGCCCAGCACGGCTCCCACTGGCACGCCACTGGCTATGTAATCATGCTGGCGACTGCCGAGATGACCGGCATGGCGCTCTGGCCGGATGTCGTTATCAATCTTCTGTTGGCCGCGTTTGGCTTCTGCGCGCTGGCTAACATCGTCGGTCGCGTCGCGCGCGATTTTGGCGCGGCGCGCTATCTGCCCCTCGCCCTCGCGCTAGCCGCCTTCATTCACTTCTCGCCGGACCAGGCAGCCAACTTTCTCTGGGGCTGGCAAGTCGCCCTCTTCGCCAGCATGGCAGGCGTGCTTTGGGCTATCGACCTGCTCTCCCGCCCCGGCCTTAGCCTTCTGCGCACGATAGCCGCCGCCCTCGCTGCCGTGATCGCCGTCTACGGCTTTGCAACGGCCTGGGTGCTTCTTCCCATCGGCCTCGTGCTGATCCTGGCCGCGCCGGAAACGCGCCTGCCAGCGAAACTCGCGTCGCTTGCGCTTTGGGCCGGCGTCTTCGCGGCGCTGTTCTGGCACTTCCTGCTCACGCGCACCGGCTATGGCGAAGCGATGGCGAACACTGCGCCCCTCACAGAAACGGCGCTTGGCATCACGCATTATGTCGCCAATTTCCTCGGCAGCGCAGTCGCCCGCATCTCCCGCCCCGGCGCGCCTTATGTTGCCGCCGCCGCGACCCTCCTTTTCCTCATCCTGACCGGCATCGTGCTCTCGCGCGGCTGGAAAGCGCTCAGCGCTGCGCGCGGCCTGCTGGCGCTTGCAGCCTTTGCCGTTGGTGCAGGCATCCTCACGGCGCTGGGCCGGTGGGCGGAGTTCGGGCCGGATCAGGCCTTTGCCAATCGCTACATCACCCTGTCGAACAATGCCTGGCTCAGCCTTGTCGTCCTCGGTCTCTGCCTCTCGGCGCGCTGGACCGGCGCCCTCAAACTCACCGCACTGGCCGGGCTTTGCCTCTTTGTGGGCGCCAAAACCCTCAACGACGCCAGCGCACTCAACACCGCCCGGCTCGCCACGGATGTGAACGCAAGAGGGGCCGCGCTGGCCTGCAGCTATCCGGAAATCCCGGAAGAGACGCGCGCGCTGATAGCGGCGCCAAGCCAGGATCTCGAGGCCCAACTCGCCATCCTGCAAGCCCACGAAGCCAACCTGTTCCGCCCCGCCCGGACGCGCCATTGCCCCGCAACCTGA
- a CDS encoding glycosyltransferase family 2 protein, whose amino-acid sequence MPRTLPELSVVIPFFNESGNIAPLFSRLLPVLSALQQTWEIVCIDDGSRDDTHARLIAASASAPGTRVIKLSRNFGKEAAITAGIDAARGAHVLIMDGDLQHPPELLPAMLALQADGFDVVYGLRRSRKTDGAVRGTLSRLFYRIFAGASEVAIPAGAGDFRLLSRRAVDALKSLPEQNRFMKGLYAWIGFAQTAIPYDVEARRSGNSKWSLRRLFSYAWGGLVSFSTLPLRVWTICGSVIALLACAYAAWIVLSTLVHGKDVPGFATLAAAIFFLGGLQLLSIGVLGEYIARIFAESKRRPVYIVEEEQESPADAAG is encoded by the coding sequence TTGCCCCGAACCCTGCCCGAACTTTCCGTTGTAATCCCGTTCTTCAACGAGTCCGGAAATATCGCGCCGCTGTTCTCCCGGCTGTTGCCCGTTCTGTCGGCCCTGCAGCAGACATGGGAAATCGTCTGCATCGATGATGGCAGCCGCGACGACACTCATGCCCGCCTGATCGCCGCCAGCGCCTCGGCGCCGGGCACGCGCGTCATCAAGCTGTCGCGCAATTTCGGCAAGGAAGCCGCCATCACGGCAGGCATCGATGCGGCGCGCGGCGCGCATGTACTGATCATGGACGGCGACCTGCAGCATCCGCCCGAACTTCTCCCCGCAATGCTGGCATTGCAGGCCGATGGCTTCGATGTCGTCTACGGCCTGCGCCGCTCGCGCAAGACCGATGGCGCCGTGCGCGGCACGCTCTCGCGCCTTTTCTACAGGATCTTTGCCGGCGCCTCGGAAGTGGCCATTCCCGCCGGCGCCGGAGACTTCCGCCTGCTTTCGCGCCGCGCGGTCGACGCGCTGAAATCCCTGCCCGAGCAGAACCGGTTCATGAAAGGCCTTTATGCCTGGATCGGTTTTGCGCAGACGGCCATTCCTTATGATGTAGAAGCGCGCCGCTCGGGCAACAGCAAATGGTCCCTGCGCCGCCTGTTCAGCTATGCTTGGGGCGGGCTCGTCTCCTTCAGCACGCTGCCGCTGCGCGTGTGGACGATCTGCGGCAGCGTGATCGCCCTTCTCGCCTGCGCCTATGCGGCGTGGATCGTCCTCTCCACCCTCGTTCACGGCAAGGACGTGCCCGGCTTTGCCACGCTCGCCGCCGCAATCTTCTTCCTCGGCGGCCTGCAACTGCTCAGCATCGGCGTACTGGGCGAATACATCGCGCGCATCTTTGCCGAGTCCAAGCGCCGGCCCGTCTACATTGTCGAAGAGGAACAGGAGAGCCCGGCCGATGCAGCAGGCTGA
- a CDS encoding DUF72 domain-containing protein, with product MLHPVRVGIGGWNFEPWRETFYPPEVKKAGELAYASRQVTAIEINSTFYRGQSEATFAKWADETPEGFRFTVKAHRATTIRKTVEDMRSSVGMFLDGGVTALGERLGAINWQFPDTRKFDTDYFGAFLSLLPPEHKGVRLRHAIEVRNDTFRDEAFTDLVRKHGCAVVFADDPDWPMPDLETADFAYARLQQTRSDLEAGYEAGELDAWAKTLKGWAKKREVFAFFIAGAKERNPAAAKALISRVGRP from the coding sequence ATGCTCCATCCTGTTCGTGTCGGTATTGGCGGGTGGAACTTCGAGCCGTGGCGGGAAACCTTTTATCCGCCCGAAGTGAAGAAGGCGGGAGAGCTGGCCTATGCAAGCCGGCAGGTGACGGCGATCGAGATCAACTCAACCTTCTATCGCGGGCAGAGCGAGGCCACGTTTGCAAAATGGGCGGATGAGACGCCGGAGGGGTTCCGCTTCACGGTGAAGGCGCACCGGGCGACGACGATCCGCAAGACGGTGGAGGATATGCGCAGCTCTGTCGGCATGTTCCTCGACGGCGGCGTGACGGCGCTGGGCGAACGGCTGGGCGCGATCAACTGGCAGTTTCCTGACACACGAAAGTTCGACACCGACTATTTCGGTGCTTTCCTGTCGCTGTTGCCGCCCGAGCATAAGGGCGTACGCCTGCGCCATGCGATTGAGGTGCGCAATGACACGTTCCGGGATGAGGCGTTCACGGATCTTGTGCGCAAGCATGGCTGCGCGGTGGTGTTTGCCGATGATCCCGACTGGCCAATGCCGGACCTTGAAACGGCCGACTTTGCCTATGCCCGCCTGCAGCAGACGCGCAGCGATCTGGAGGCAGGGTATGAGGCCGGCGAGCTGGATGCCTGGGCCAAGACACTCAAGGGCTGGGCGAAGAAGCGCGAAGTGTTCGCCTTCTTCATCGCGGGTGCAAAGGAGCGCAATCCGGCGGCGGCCAAGGCGCTGATCAGCCGGGTGGGGCGCCCCTGA
- a CDS encoding energy transducer TonB codes for MKKISLLLAALAILTAPALAQGTLLPTKPPVPEYPPEAASLGISGCCKTLVIAGEDGKVAEAYALCNDPLFEPAARSAVRRMRFAPQTGEGGPTRGARYQRDIRFSADGAPAAQCPAPEALLAKVNGTAGDQMASTSPPSPPPMLDFYGSCGTRPALSPSSVSGVTSLDRTRINPAGEQWQRFSDWSKCRATRYETVAAQVRAHWGGRVIQPGSEDERQYLATVDRLLAEADTVKNDRALSGEYVKALNARADALEAEDRAKSSTRAPRRYDRPSSGGMTAAEAYYDSLSAAPHLRCLEDAYTEQQRMRCMDTWLGVQMPQ; via the coding sequence ATGAAGAAAATCAGCCTGCTGCTCGCGGCACTTGCCATTTTGACTGCGCCGGCGCTGGCGCAGGGGACGCTGCTGCCAACCAAGCCGCCGGTACCCGAATATCCGCCCGAAGCTGCGTCCCTCGGCATTTCCGGCTGCTGCAAGACGCTGGTCATCGCGGGCGAAGACGGCAAGGTCGCCGAGGCTTACGCACTCTGCAACGATCCGCTGTTTGAACCCGCGGCCCGAAGCGCTGTGCGCCGGATGCGCTTTGCGCCGCAAACCGGCGAAGGCGGCCCCACTCGCGGCGCGCGCTATCAGCGTGACATCCGCTTCAGCGCTGACGGCGCCCCTGCCGCGCAATGCCCGGCGCCCGAAGCACTGCTGGCGAAGGTGAATGGCACGGCGGGCGACCAGATGGCGTCCACATCGCCCCCATCCCCGCCGCCTATGCTGGACTTCTATGGCAGCTGCGGCACGCGTCCCGCGCTCTCCCCCAGTTCGGTCTCCGGGGTCACCAGCCTCGACCGGACACGGATCAATCCGGCCGGCGAGCAATGGCAACGTTTCAGCGATTGGTCGAAGTGCCGCGCAACGCGCTATGAAACCGTCGCGGCTCAGGTCCGCGCTCATTGGGGTGGCCGCGTTATCCAGCCCGGCAGCGAGGACGAACGCCAGTATCTGGCCACGGTCGACCGCCTGCTTGCCGAGGCCGATACGGTGAAAAACGACCGTGCCCTGTCTGGCGAATATGTCAAAGCGCTGAATGCCCGCGCCGATGCCCTGGAGGCGGAAGACCGCGCCAAATCCAGCACGCGCGCGCCCCGTCGCTATGACCGCCCGTCCTCTGGCGGAATGACGGCTGCCGAAGCCTATTATGACAGCCTGTCTGCCGCGCCGCATCTCCGCTGCCTGGAAGACGCCTATACAGAGCAGCAGAGAATGCGTTGCATGGACACCTGGCTCGGCGTGCAGATGCCCCAGTAA
- a CDS encoding secondary thiamine-phosphate synthase enzyme YjbQ, translating to MNPTSMKNQARFSVPTIGPGLYEFTADVADFVKGRGDGLLTLFCQHTSCSLLVQENADPDVQTDLTEFFRRIAPSLKDASMSWVRHRTEGPDDMPAHIRAALTQVSLSIPVTGGRLALGTWQGIYLFEHREQRHTRQVVAHFSA from the coding sequence ATGAACCCAACGAGCATGAAAAATCAGGCGCGCTTCTCCGTGCCCACGATAGGGCCGGGCCTTTATGAGTTCACGGCGGATGTGGCGGATTTTGTGAAGGGCCGGGGTGATGGACTGCTGACATTATTCTGTCAGCATACGTCCTGCTCGCTTTTGGTGCAGGAGAATGCCGACCCGGATGTGCAGACCGACCTGACGGAATTCTTCCGCCGGATCGCGCCGTCGCTTAAGGATGCTTCGATGAGCTGGGTGCGCCACCGCACGGAGGGGCCTGACGATATGCCTGCCCATATTCGCGCGGCGCTGACGCAAGTGTCGCTTTCAATCCCCGTGACCGGTGGCCGGCTGGCGCTGGGCACATGGCAGGGCATTTACCTGTTCGAGCACCGAGAGCAGCGCCACACACGGCAAGTGGTGGCGCATTTCTCGGCGTGA
- a CDS encoding O-acetylhomoserine aminocarboxypropyltransferase/cysteine synthase family protein — protein MSDGQYKEFETAQVHAGTPPDPATGARQVPIYQSTSYVFRDADHAAALFGLQEVGYIYSRLTNPTIGALQNRLAALEGGAGAVCCSSGHAAQIMALFPLMAPGRNIVASTRLYGGTLTQFTQTFKRFGWSAKLVDTEDLAAVKAAIDENTRAIFCETIANPGGYISDLDALAKIADDAGIPLIVDNTTATPYLCRPIEHGATLVVHSLTKYMTGNGTVTGGAIIDSGKFDWSASDKFPSLSQPEPAYHGLKFHETFGPAAFTFHGIAIGLRDLGMTMNPQGAHYTLMGIETLSLRMEKHVANAQTVAEWLEKHPAVASVTYPGLASSPYRERAKRITPKGPGALFTVQLKGGYDACMKFVAALKLFSHVANLGDARSLVIHSASTTHRQLTDEQKIAAGAAPDVVRLSIGIEGTQDLIADLDQALNATG, from the coding sequence ATGAGCGACGGCCAGTACAAGGAATTTGAAACAGCGCAGGTTCATGCGGGCACCCCGCCGGACCCGGCAACCGGCGCGCGCCAGGTGCCTATCTATCAGTCTACCTCCTATGTGTTCCGTGACGCGGATCATGCCGCCGCCCTCTTCGGGCTTCAGGAAGTCGGCTACATCTATTCGCGTCTGACAAACCCGACCATTGGCGCCCTGCAGAACCGCCTTGCTGCGCTGGAGGGCGGCGCGGGCGCTGTCTGCTGTTCCTCGGGCCACGCCGCGCAGATCATGGCGCTGTTCCCGCTGATGGCGCCGGGTCGCAACATCGTTGCCTCCACCCGCCTCTATGGCGGCACGCTTACCCAGTTCACGCAGACCTTCAAACGCTTCGGCTGGTCTGCCAAACTTGTCGACACTGAAGACCTGGCCGCCGTGAAGGCCGCGATTGACGAGAACACGCGCGCCATCTTCTGCGAAACCATCGCCAATCCCGGCGGCTATATTTCCGACCTCGACGCGCTGGCAAAAATTGCAGACGACGCAGGCATTCCGCTGATCGTCGACAACACCACGGCAACGCCCTATCTCTGCCGCCCGATCGAGCATGGCGCCACGCTGGTCGTCCACTCTCTGACGAAATACATGACTGGCAATGGCACCGTCACCGGCGGCGCGATTATCGACTCCGGCAAGTTCGACTGGTCAGCTTCGGACAAGTTCCCATCGCTTTCCCAGCCCGAGCCGGCCTATCATGGCCTGAAGTTCCACGAGACCTTCGGCCCGGCCGCCTTCACCTTCCATGGCATCGCGATTGGCCTGCGCGATCTGGGCATGACCATGAACCCACAAGGCGCCCATTACACGTTGATGGGCATCGAGACCCTCTCCCTGCGGATGGAAAAGCATGTCGCCAATGCTCAGACTGTTGCCGAATGGCTGGAGAAACATCCCGCCGTCGCCAGCGTCACCTATCCCGGCCTTGCCTCCTCGCCCTACCGCGAGCGCGCCAAGCGGATCACGCCGAAGGGCCCCGGCGCGCTGTTCACGGTCCAGCTCAAGGGGGGCTATGACGCCTGCATGAAGTTCGTCGCCGCGCTGAAGCTGTTCAGCCATGTGGCGAACTTGGGCGATGCGCGCAGCCTCGTCATTCACTCGGCCTCGACCACGCACCGTCAGCTGACGGATGAGCAGAAGATTGCCGCGGGCGCCGCGCCGGATGTCGTCCGCCTCTCCATCGGCATCGAAGGCACGCAGGACCTGATCGCCGATCTAGACCAGGCGCTGAACGCCACCGGTTGA
- the ypfJ gene encoding KPN_02809 family neutral zinc metallopeptidase — MKWQGGRRGGNIEDRRGMSPGAAVGGGGIGVIIIALIGYFVFGMEPQQIAEIASQQPGTATQQAGVEGTPEDDAGLFVDVIGANINDVWSRSLDGYTEPRVVLYEQGTNTGCGFGQAAMGPFYCPADQTVYLDLGFWQDMQTQLGASGADFAKAYVIAHEFGHHVQTLTGASQKVRQAQQQARNQEEANQYSIALELQADCYAGFWAANAARISGGAVALEPGDLEEGLKTANAIGDDMIQKRMQGRVTPEAFTHGTAEQRMTWLRRGYDSATPDACNTFN; from the coding sequence ATGAAATGGCAGGGCGGACGCAGAGGCGGCAACATCGAAGACCGGCGCGGCATGAGCCCCGGAGCAGCGGTTGGCGGCGGTGGCATTGGCGTCATCATCATCGCCCTGATCGGCTATTTCGTCTTTGGCATGGAGCCCCAGCAGATCGCCGAAATCGCCAGCCAGCAACCTGGCACCGCGACCCAGCAGGCAGGCGTTGAAGGCACGCCGGAAGACGATGCCGGCCTCTTCGTCGATGTGATCGGCGCCAATATCAATGATGTCTGGAGCCGCTCGCTGGACGGCTATACCGAGCCGCGCGTCGTACTCTACGAGCAGGGCACCAATACCGGCTGCGGCTTTGGCCAGGCGGCGATGGGCCCCTTCTATTGCCCGGCCGACCAGACCGTCTATCTCGATCTCGGCTTCTGGCAGGACATGCAGACCCAGCTGGGCGCCTCGGGCGCGGACTTTGCCAAGGCCTATGTCATCGCGCACGAGTTCGGCCATCATGTGCAGACGTTGACCGGCGCCTCGCAAAAGGTGCGCCAGGCACAGCAACAGGCGCGCAACCAGGAAGAAGCCAACCAATACTCCATCGCGCTGGAACTGCAGGCTGACTGCTATGCCGGCTTCTGGGCGGCGAATGCGGCGCGCATCTCCGGCGGCGCCGTGGCGCTTGAACCCGGCGATCTGGAAGAGGGCCTGAAAACCGCCAATGCCATTGGCGACGACATGATCCAGAAACGGATGCAGGGCCGCGTGACGCCAGAAGCGTTCACCCATGGCACCGCCGAACAGCGCATGACCTGGCTGCGCCGGGGCTATGACAGCGCCACGCCGGACGCCTGCAACACATTCAACTGA
- a CDS encoding VOC family protein, whose amino-acid sequence MRLNQVTVPCIDYEASCAFYMALGLTRIVDSGPRYARFECPAGEGGEPSTFSLHSVDSVAEGEGVRVYFEVENLAAEVGRLCMHGIHPAEGPVEQSWLWAEAWYRDPAGNRICLYTAGKARRFPPWRVDGRAE is encoded by the coding sequence ATGAGACTGAACCAGGTGACCGTCCCTTGTATCGACTATGAGGCAAGTTGCGCATTCTACATGGCGCTGGGGCTTACGCGGATCGTTGATTCCGGGCCGCGCTACGCCCGGTTCGAATGTCCGGCAGGCGAGGGCGGCGAGCCTTCCACCTTCTCGCTGCACAGCGTTGACAGCGTGGCCGAGGGCGAAGGCGTCCGCGTCTATTTCGAGGTCGAGAACCTGGCAGCGGAGGTGGGCCGTCTCTGCATGCACGGCATTCATCCGGCAGAAGGCCCGGTCGAGCAAAGCTGGCTGTGGGCGGAGGCCTGGTACCGCGATCCCGCGGGCAACCGCATCTGCCTTTACACTGCCGGCAAGGCCCGCCGCTTCCCGCCCTGGCGGGTGGACGGGCGCGCCGAATAA
- a CDS encoding alpha/beta fold hydrolase has protein sequence MSQLQPRTFASFDGTPISYQTLGDGPPVLLLHGFTGNAEINWLGPGIAQKIAAAGYAVIAPDLRGHGASPASTNAADWPRDAIARDQIALMKHLGQQPYGVVGYSMGALSALRYHLLSRAGARLILGGIGDAAADETDTKRNDAFRAALDAAIAGADTPEAASMRARAAATGGTLEGYRAALSARLYTGRDLLETFKIPALVLTGDKDTDNGSGPNLAQIIPGAEHITLKGNHITAVGDPAFPEAIIAFLNAGR, from the coding sequence ATGTCACAGCTACAGCCCCGGACCTTCGCTTCCTTCGACGGGACGCCGATCAGCTATCAGACGCTCGGCGACGGCCCGCCGGTCCTGCTGCTGCATGGCTTTACCGGCAATGCGGAGATCAACTGGCTCGGGCCCGGCATCGCGCAGAAAATTGCCGCCGCCGGTTACGCCGTCATTGCGCCGGACCTGCGCGGCCATGGCGCCTCCCCGGCCAGCACCAACGCCGCCGATTGGCCACGCGACGCCATCGCGCGCGACCAGATCGCCCTGATGAAACATCTGGGCCAGCAGCCCTATGGCGTGGTGGGCTATTCGATGGGGGCGCTGAGCGCCCTGCGCTACCATTTGCTCTCCCGCGCGGGCGCCCGCCTCATCCTCGGCGGCATTGGTGATGCAGCCGCCGACGAGACCGACACGAAGCGAAACGACGCCTTCCGCGCTGCGCTCGATGCGGCCATCGCCGGAGCCGACACGCCTGAAGCCGCCAGCATGCGCGCCCGCGCAGCGGCGACCGGCGGCACGCTGGAAGGCTACCGTGCGGCGCTATCCGCCCGCCTCTATACCGGGCGCGACCTGCTGGAGACTTTCAAGATTCCCGCGCTGGTGCTGACCGGCGACAAGGACACCGACAATGGCTCCGGCCCAAATCTCGCGCAGATTATTCCCGGCGCGGAGCATATTACCCTGAAGGGCAACCATATCACCGCCGTGGGCGATCCGGCATTCCCCGAAGCGATCATTGCCTTCCTGAACGCCGGGCGCTGA
- a CDS encoding ABC transporter permease subunit, translating into MAQIDPVLDPTGRVEAVKTAISGGRSLWDDARARLLRNRAAVTSMWIIGFLVLVAVFGPMVWVHDYRTISDLRTIAPTLENWHIFGTDLQGRDLFARTMIGLRISLMVGVVATVVSLIIGVSWGATAGYIGGRVDNLMMRIVDVLYALPFIFFVILLLTVFERNIVLIFAAIGAIEWLTMSRIVRGQTLALKGKEFIEAARAAGVSRAGIITRHILPNVIGPVAVYVTLTIPVVILAESFLSFLGLGVNEPLTSLGVLISDGAKMMEDKPWMLLLPAGVMSITLLALNFIGDGLRDALDPKER; encoded by the coding sequence ATGGCCCAGATCGATCCTGTTCTTGATCCCACGGGCCGTGTCGAAGCGGTCAAGACGGCCATCAGCGGTGGCCGTTCGCTCTGGGATGATGCCCGCGCCCGCCTGCTGCGCAACCGCGCTGCCGTCACCTCGATGTGGATCATCGGCTTCCTGGTGCTGGTCGCCGTCTTCGGGCCGATGGTCTGGGTGCATGACTACCGCACCATTTCGGACCTGCGCACCATCGCGCCGACCCTGGAGAACTGGCACATCTTCGGCACCGACCTGCAGGGCCGGGACCTCTTCGCCCGCACCATGATCGGCCTGCGCATCTCGCTGATGGTCGGCGTTGTGGCGACCGTCGTCTCGCTCATCATCGGCGTCAGCTGGGGCGCAACCGCCGGCTATATTGGCGGACGCGTGGACAATCTGATGATGCGCATCGTGGACGTGCTCTACGCCCTGCCTTTCATCTTCTTCGTGATCCTCCTGCTGACCGTGTTCGAGCGGAATATCGTGCTGATCTTCGCCGCCATCGGCGCCATCGAATGGCTGACGATGAGCCGTATCGTGCGCGGCCAGACCCTCGCCCTGAAGGGCAAGGAATTCATCGAGGCCGCCCGCGCCGCCGGTGTCTCCCGCGCCGGCATCATCACGCGCCACATCCTGCCCAACGTGATCGGCCCGGTGGCGGTCTATGTGACGCTGACCATCCCGGTGGTGATCCTGGCGGAAAGCTTCCTCTCCTTCCTTGGCCTCGGCGTGAACGAGCCGCTGACCTCGCTCGGCGTGCTGATTTCCGACGGCGCCAAGATGATGGAAGACAAGCCCTGGATGCTGCTGCTTCCGGCAGGCGTCATGTCAATCACCCTGCTCGCCCTGAACTTCATCGGCGACGGCCTGCGCGACGCGCTCGACCCGAAAGAGCGCTAA
- a CDS encoding ABC transporter permease: MTTLQRAFRRIPWGYLLRRLLIAIPTMLAIITVAFLMMRAAPGGPFDGERKLPAATERAIAEKFGLDKPLHEQYFDYVGGVLQGDFGPSYKTLGKSVNDLIGDGLPISMTIGAFTMVVALIIGTTLGIFAGLRQNSAADYGVMGFAMFGISVPTFVTGPILILIFSLGMGIFAVGGLGTWPNIGMSLHNMTLPVVTLALPQIAIISRLMRASIIETMRSNHIRTARAKGLAERDVIVRHALPAALLPLVSYAGPAMAGVMTGSVVIEKVFGLPGLGSYFVDGALNRDYTLVMGAIIVYAALIIVLNLVADILYAMLDPKVKYD; the protein is encoded by the coding sequence GTGACGACGCTCCAGCGAGCTTTTCGGCGTATTCCATGGGGCTATCTGCTCCGGCGCCTTCTCATTGCCATCCCCACAATGCTGGCGATTATTACGGTTGCCTTCCTGATGATGCGCGCTGCGCCGGGGGGACCTTTCGATGGCGAGCGCAAGCTGCCGGCTGCCACAGAACGCGCCATTGCGGAAAAATTCGGCCTCGATAAGCCGCTTCACGAGCAATATTTCGACTATGTCGGCGGCGTGCTGCAGGGCGACTTCGGCCCCTCTTACAAGACCCTCGGCAAGAGCGTGAACGACCTGATCGGCGACGGACTGCCGATCTCCATGACCATCGGCGCATTCACCATGGTTGTGGCCCTCATTATTGGCACGACGCTGGGAATATTCGCCGGGCTCAGGCAAAACTCGGCGGCCGATTACGGGGTCATGGGCTTTGCGATGTTCGGCATCTCGGTGCCCACCTTCGTGACCGGCCCGATCCTGATCCTCATCTTCTCGCTGGGAATGGGCATCTTTGCGGTCGGCGGCCTCGGCACATGGCCCAATATAGGCATGAGCCTGCACAACATGACCCTGCCGGTGGTTACCCTCGCCCTGCCCCAGATCGCCATCATCTCGCGCCTGATGCGCGCCTCGATCATCGAGACGATGCGCTCCAACCATATCCGCACAGCCCGCGCCAAAGGCCTTGCCGAGCGCGATGTGATCGTCCGCCACGCCCTGCCCGCCGCGCTGCTGCCGCTGGTGTCCTATGCGGGCCCGGCCATGGCCGGTGTGATGACCGGCTCGGTCGTGATCGAAAAGGTCTTCGGCCTGCCCGGTCTCGGCAGCTATTTCGTCGATGGCGCGCTCAACCGTGACTACACCCTCGTGATGGGCGCGATCATCGTCTACGCCGCCCTGATCATCGTGCTCAACCTCGTCGCAGACATCCTCTACGCGATGCTCGATCCGAAAGTGAAATACGACTGA
- a CDS encoding TIGR01244 family sulfur transferase → MADIRRVTADFAVAPQISEADVEEIAAAGFKTIVANRPDGEGGVDQPRMGPIRVKAESLGLTFAALPFSGAPTPEIVERMAQILNEAPQPVLAYCRTGTRCITAWALVHAGQGAGDDIIDAAAGAGYDLSSLRELL, encoded by the coding sequence ATGGCTGACATCCGCCGCGTCACTGCTGACTTTGCTGTAGCGCCCCAGATTTCCGAAGCCGACGTGGAAGAAATTGCCGCGGCCGGTTTCAAGACAATCGTTGCCAATCGCCCCGATGGCGAGGGCGGCGTGGACCAGCCCCGGATGGGTCCGATTCGCGTAAAAGCTGAGTCCCTTGGCCTGACCTTCGCCGCATTGCCGTTTTCCGGCGCGCCGACGCCTGAGATTGTCGAACGCATGGCGCAGATCCTGAACGAAGCGCCTCAGCCTGTCCTGGCCTATTGCCGGACCGGCACCCGCTGCATCACGGCCTGGGCACTGGTCCATGCCGGGCAGGGCGCCGGCGATGACATCATCGACGCGGCGGCCGGGGCAGGGTATGATCTCTCCAGCCTTCGCGAGCTGCTCTGA